A genomic region of Pyrus communis chromosome 14, drPyrComm1.1, whole genome shotgun sequence contains the following coding sequences:
- the LOC137715383 gene encoding transcription factor GTE4-like isoform X2, protein MVRIRLNSQSKDDRREIKGKLMGELEQVRRLVKNLEAKEVDLGDRYGQSQFSANYAVDNVKPTMRVNSEAGSVGLRDSGLNRGLSVSVAENRNGVGQFVEKEIVKKRPKTNQCSEFPIGKGKLPPSGSSKKLKPNGGGRGGGGGEPWFRSGKNPSKMFKNCCALLDKLMKHKFGWVFNKPVDAKMLGLHDYFKIVKKPMDLGTVRTRLNENCYKTPEEFAEDVRLTFNNAMLYNPKEQDVHLMADQLLKMFEAKWTDIEAEYNLNLRNGLGNTSNFTTPLSRKVEAPVPLPASNMRTLDRAESTTKPVDPKLKPVGSGHSGRVSVPKKPKARDPDKRDMTYEEKQRLSASLMTLPSEKLDNVVKIIRKRNPGPFQQEDEIEVDIGSVDPETLWELDRFVTNYKKSLSKVNRNVELGPQSIAEPSDAVQEMTVEPTTTVAAKDANAEEENNSNAFSPVRREEQGDNILTMKVPPVLNQIQIIDLGLELI, encoded by the exons ATGGTTCGGATTCGGTTGAATTCTCAGTCCAAGGACGATAGGAGAGAGATTAAGGGGAAGCTGATGGGTGAGCTCGAGCAAGTCAGGCGCTTGGTGAAGAATCTTGAAGCTAAGGAGGTTGATCTTGGTGACAGGTACGGTCAATCGCAATTTTCGGCTAATTATGCGGTAGATAATGTTAAACCTACAATGAGGGTCAACTCGGAGGCAGGTTCTGTAGGACTCCGTGATTCGGGGCTGAATCGGGGTTTGAGTGTTTCGGTTGCAGAGAATAGGAATGGGGTTGGTCAGTTTGTGGAGAAAGAGATAGTGAAGAAGAGGCCGAAGACAAATCAGTGTTCGGAGTTTCCAATTGGCAAGGGAAAGTTACCGCCTTCGGGGAGTAGCAAGAAGTTGAAACCCAATGGAGGGGGGAGAGGTGGGGGTGGAGGAGAGCCTTGGTTCAGGTCAGGTAAGAATCCGAGTAAAATGTTCAAGAATTGTTGTGCTTTGCTAGACAAGTTGATGAAGCATAAGTTTGGCTGGGTGTTTAATAAGCCTGTTGATGCGAAGATGCTTGGTCTTCATGATTACTTTAAGATTGTTAAGAAACCGATGGATTTGGGCACGGTGAGGACGAGGCTGAACGAGAATTGTTATAAGACGCCTGAGGAATTTGCAGAGGATGTGAGACTTACATTTAATAATGCAATGTTGTATAACCCGAAAGAGCAGGATGTTCATCTTATGGCAGACCAATTGTTGAAGATGTTTGAAGCCAAGTGGACCGATATAGAGGCTGAGTATAATCTCAATCTGAGAAATGGATTGGGTAATACTTCAAATTTCACAACACCTCTTTCAAGAAAGGTTGAAGCTCCTGTTCCTCTTCCGGCATCAAATATGAGGACTTTGGATAGAGCAGAATCTACGACAAAGCCTGTTGATCCCAAGTTGAAACCTGTGGGTTCTGGTCATTCAGGTAGGGTATCAGTTCCAAAGAAACCAAAAGCTAGGGACCCCGACAAAAGGGATATGACTTATGAGGAGAAGCAGAGGCTCAGCGCAAGCCTTATGACTTTGCCTTCTGAGAAACTAGATAACGTTGTGAAGATTATTAGGAAGAGGAACCCAGGGCCTTTTCAGCAAGAGGATGAGATTGAGGTGGACATTGGTAGTGTTGATCCTGAAACGCTTTGGGAACTGGATAGGTTTGTGACTAATTACAAAAAAAGCTTGAGCAAAGTTAACAGAAACGTGGAGCTTGGTCCTCAATCAATAGCAGAGCCCAGCGATGCCGTCCAGGAGATG ACTGTAGAACCAACCACTACAGTTGCAGCAAAAGACGCCAACGCAG AAGAGGAAAACAACAGTAATGCCTTTTCCCCGGTTCGAAGAGAAGAGCAAGGTGATAAT ATTCTGACAATGAAAGTTCCTCCGGTGTTGAATCAGATTCAAATCATTGACCTAGGACTTGAATTGATTTAG
- the LOC137715383 gene encoding transcription factor GTE4-like isoform X1 gives MVRIRLNSQSKDDRREIKGKLMGELEQVRRLVKNLEAKEVDLGDRYGQSQFSANYAVDNVKPTMRVNSEAGSVGLRDSGLNRGLSVSVAENRNGVGQFVEKEIVKKRPKTNQCSEFPIGKGKLPPSGSSKKLKPNGGGRGGGGGEPWFRSGKNPSKMFKNCCALLDKLMKHKFGWVFNKPVDAKMLGLHDYFKIVKKPMDLGTVRTRLNENCYKTPEEFAEDVRLTFNNAMLYNPKEQDVHLMADQLLKMFEAKWTDIEAEYNLNLRNGLGNTSNFTTPLSRKVEAPVPLPASNMRTLDRAESTTKPVDPKLKPVGSGHSGRVSVPKKPKARDPDKRDMTYEEKQRLSASLMTLPSEKLDNVVKIIRKRNPGPFQQEDEIEVDIGSVDPETLWELDRFVTNYKKSLSKVNRNVELGPQSIAEPSDAVQEMTVEPTTTVAAKDANAEEENNSNAFSPVRREEQGDNVSGSSSSRSDSESSSSDSDNESSSGVESDSNH, from the exons ATGGTTCGGATTCGGTTGAATTCTCAGTCCAAGGACGATAGGAGAGAGATTAAGGGGAAGCTGATGGGTGAGCTCGAGCAAGTCAGGCGCTTGGTGAAGAATCTTGAAGCTAAGGAGGTTGATCTTGGTGACAGGTACGGTCAATCGCAATTTTCGGCTAATTATGCGGTAGATAATGTTAAACCTACAATGAGGGTCAACTCGGAGGCAGGTTCTGTAGGACTCCGTGATTCGGGGCTGAATCGGGGTTTGAGTGTTTCGGTTGCAGAGAATAGGAATGGGGTTGGTCAGTTTGTGGAGAAAGAGATAGTGAAGAAGAGGCCGAAGACAAATCAGTGTTCGGAGTTTCCAATTGGCAAGGGAAAGTTACCGCCTTCGGGGAGTAGCAAGAAGTTGAAACCCAATGGAGGGGGGAGAGGTGGGGGTGGAGGAGAGCCTTGGTTCAGGTCAGGTAAGAATCCGAGTAAAATGTTCAAGAATTGTTGTGCTTTGCTAGACAAGTTGATGAAGCATAAGTTTGGCTGGGTGTTTAATAAGCCTGTTGATGCGAAGATGCTTGGTCTTCATGATTACTTTAAGATTGTTAAGAAACCGATGGATTTGGGCACGGTGAGGACGAGGCTGAACGAGAATTGTTATAAGACGCCTGAGGAATTTGCAGAGGATGTGAGACTTACATTTAATAATGCAATGTTGTATAACCCGAAAGAGCAGGATGTTCATCTTATGGCAGACCAATTGTTGAAGATGTTTGAAGCCAAGTGGACCGATATAGAGGCTGAGTATAATCTCAATCTGAGAAATGGATTGGGTAATACTTCAAATTTCACAACACCTCTTTCAAGAAAGGTTGAAGCTCCTGTTCCTCTTCCGGCATCAAATATGAGGACTTTGGATAGAGCAGAATCTACGACAAAGCCTGTTGATCCCAAGTTGAAACCTGTGGGTTCTGGTCATTCAGGTAGGGTATCAGTTCCAAAGAAACCAAAAGCTAGGGACCCCGACAAAAGGGATATGACTTATGAGGAGAAGCAGAGGCTCAGCGCAAGCCTTATGACTTTGCCTTCTGAGAAACTAGATAACGTTGTGAAGATTATTAGGAAGAGGAACCCAGGGCCTTTTCAGCAAGAGGATGAGATTGAGGTGGACATTGGTAGTGTTGATCCTGAAACGCTTTGGGAACTGGATAGGTTTGTGACTAATTACAAAAAAAGCTTGAGCAAAGTTAACAGAAACGTGGAGCTTGGTCCTCAATCAATAGCAGAGCCCAGCGATGCCGTCCAGGAGATG ACTGTAGAACCAACCACTACAGTTGCAGCAAAAGACGCCAACGCAG AAGAGGAAAACAACAGTAATGCCTTTTCCCCGGTTCGAAGAGAAGAGCAAGGTGATAATGTGAGTGGATCAAGTAGTTCTAGGAGTGATTCTGAATCCTCTTCAAGTG ATTCTGACAATGAAAGTTCCTCCGGTGTTGAATCAGATTCAAATCATTGA